A section of the Candidatus Omnitrophota bacterium genome encodes:
- a CDS encoding nucleotidyltransferase family protein, whose protein sequence is MDKKLKEDIEVNERGLEVPCQDSKLSQLCCEYSDLLPCCNALIPRGKRFRDRAKILWGKVSFLDLFELKKELLKTDYFKFKTTSWCMFPVLKKGDTLKIESCSLNDLKIGEIPVYRRNNRLYSHRIVDKHILEGKERIITRPDTAKVRKGLLQEELEEEDLLGKVREVERDKKRFPLEKREANFWEKFLYTRHKLSLALLKLLSRVSMKTLTCIQSLWIYRWLGKKLIKRLEPNIDFQLATPSRHKLEIYEYTPLEKRDNFRPREYKNFHIIMKSKDTPIGCITFLNRDKNCPYTGFWLAELWIRLRYRGLGLESFLVNRAQDFLRERDLEHISYPRPPVVLKRSFLRAPLYFNSQELLIVLSKDKTDEDLTKRALSLIRAGIDWDVFYKLVIASGKPAAIMKHIKFLSGLEAVGHSAIDRLKGAFFDTIDSTTRNHRQLLDILKEFSKAKISVIPLKGTYLSQRLYGDISLRGKNLDIDLLIKEQDIERATALLKGLGYKERPEEEISIWRWQKTFSKEGFAFLELQWDITMMLRDSQRIEGLWQSADNVKIHLEGVDLNICQWDNEALLLYLCVTLINSSGYRDLRYFFDIFQLLENTSTSFDWGAFIKKARRYKINNSVFASLLKANEILNAKVPKPVLEELKPSFLKGILIRIFLSRSVIFTDNLRRRFMDNFLSYIFFELLEANSARDYLRIVKRVMFPPRELLEIRFDNPASARISISSNWQYSLCVLKRLCKSFSLIGRILVR, encoded by the coding sequence ATGGATAAGAAGTTAAAAGAAGACATTGAAGTTAATGAGAGAGGGCTAGAGGTCCCTTGTCAGGATAGCAAGCTTTCACAACTATGCTGTGAGTATTCTGATTTACTGCCCTGTTGTAATGCCCTTATCCCAAGGGGAAAACGTTTTAGGGACCGGGCTAAAATATTATGGGGTAAGGTGAGTTTTCTAGACCTTTTTGAACTAAAGAAGGAACTTCTAAAAACAGATTATTTTAAATTTAAAACAACAAGTTGGTGCATGTTTCCAGTCTTAAAAAAAGGCGATACGTTAAAGATTGAATCTTGTAGTTTGAATGATTTAAAAATAGGTGAAATACCAGTTTATCGTAGAAATAATAGATTATATTCACATCGAATTGTGGATAAGCATATTCTAGAAGGAAAGGAGCGGATAATAACAAGACCAGATACAGCTAAGGTCAGGAAGGGCCTCTTGCAAGAAGAGCTAGAAGAGGAGGATTTATTAGGCAAAGTAAGGGAAGTAGAAAGAGACAAAAAGAGATTTCCTCTAGAAAAAAGGGAAGCTAATTTTTGGGAGAAATTCTTATACACCAGACATAAACTCTCCTTGGCTTTATTGAAATTATTGTCTCGTGTTTCTATGAAAACTTTAACATGCATTCAATCTCTTTGGATTTATAGATGGTTAGGAAAAAAGCTAATTAAAAGATTGGAACCCAATATAGATTTCCAACTCGCCACACCCTCAAGGCACAAGTTAGAAATATATGAATATACACCATTAGAAAAAAGAGATAATTTTCGACCAAGAGAATATAAAAATTTTCATATTATTATGAAATCAAAAGATACGCCTATAGGATGCATTACATTCTTGAACAGAGATAAGAATTGTCCATATACAGGTTTTTGGTTAGCTGAGCTGTGGATCAGGCTTAGATATAGAGGGCTGGGCCTGGAGTCGTTTTTAGTCAACAGAGCGCAAGATTTTTTAAGAGAACGCGACCTAGAGCACATTTCTTATCCAAGGCCTCCTGTTGTGCTAAAGCGTTCTTTTTTGAGGGCTCCGCTTTATTTTAACAGCCAGGAGTTATTGATTGTTTTATCCAAGGATAAAACAGATGAAGATCTGACTAAGAGGGCACTTAGCCTTATCAGGGCCGGAATTGATTGGGATGTATTTTACAAGTTAGTTATAGCCAGTGGCAAACCCGCGGCTATAATGAAACATATAAAGTTTTTAAGTGGTCTTGAGGCGGTTGGTCATTCTGCAATTGACAGATTAAAGGGAGCCTTCTTTGATACGATTGACTCTACTACACGAAATCACAGGCAGTTATTGGATATACTCAAGGAGTTCTCAAAAGCAAAAATTAGCGTTATTCCTTTAAAAGGTACATATTTATCCCAAAGACTCTACGGAGATATCTCACTGCGAGGAAAGAATCTAGATATTGATTTGTTGATAAAAGAGCAGGATATAGAGAGGGCAACGGCTTTATTGAAAGGATTAGGCTATAAAGAAAGACCAGAAGAAGAAATTAGCATCTGGCGTTGGCAGAAGACATTCTCTAAAGAAGGTTTTGCCTTTCTAGAGTTACAGTGGGATATTACAATGATGCTTAGAGACAGCCAGAGGATAGAAGGGTTATGGCAAAGCGCTGATAATGTCAAGATTCATTTAGAAGGAGTAGACTTGAATATTTGTCAATGGGACAATGAAGCGCTCCTTCTTTATCTTTGCGTAACTTTAATTAATAGTAGTGGTTATAGAGATTTAAGATATTTCTTTGATATTTTTCAATTGCTAGAGAACACAAGCACATCTTTTGACTGGGGTGCTTTTATTAAAAAGGCTAGAAGATACAAGATTAATAATTCTGTATTTGCCAGCTTGCTAAAAGCAAATGAAATCCTGAATGCAAAAGTTCCCAAGCCTGTGTTAGAGGAGTTAAAGCCGTCTTTCTTAAAAGGAATATTAATACGTATTTTCTTAAGCCGGAGTGTGATATTTACTGATAATCTAAGAAGAAGGTTTATGGATAATTTTTTAAGTTATATCTTTTTTGAGCTGCTTGAGGCAAATTCAGCTAGAGATTACCTAAGGATCGTAAAAAGAGTAATGTTTCCGCCTCGGGAGCTTCTAGAGATTCGCTTTGATAATCCAGCTTCGGCAAGAATTAGTATTTCCTCAAATTGGCAATATTCTCTCTGCGTCCTAAAGAGGCTTTGTAAGTCTTTCAGTCTCATAGGGAGAATTCTTGTAAGATAA
- a CDS encoding polysaccharide biosynthesis/export family protein, with product MYKIFTVSILILGVSLFIGCAGFNDQLRQSSLGDLPDIDISEEISNNFEYTIGDFDVLQIKVWQGITKPKRKTNKQALGDSEYLIAKGDTLNIYVWQWAELYRDVIVRPDGRISFPLVGDIIVEGITLTELDEIITELLKEYIRYPEVSIMIIGFGQSSFGTKNIFEDIPGEVIVRPDGRISFPFVGEVMARGMTLRELDDRLTQELSTFIDSPEVYVNLSGIGGKRVIVLGEVTNPGVFKPKDNARLLDVIAMAEGYTDDAALNSVILIRGGLDKPQAKRINLVNIIKKGNLKDNIYIQAEDIIYIPKTFISDLNYALEQLIGPLVSSGSAVTSIKTIRGRTTPDVN from the coding sequence ATGTATAAAATATTTACAGTTTCAATCCTTATTTTGGGAGTGAGTTTATTTATTGGTTGTGCCGGATTCAACGATCAGTTAAGGCAATCTAGCCTTGGGGACTTGCCTGATATTGATATATCAGAAGAGATATCGAATAATTTTGAATACACTATAGGAGATTTCGATGTTTTACAAATTAAAGTCTGGCAAGGCATAACCAAGCCCAAGAGAAAAACGAATAAGCAGGCTTTGGGCGATAGCGAATATCTGATAGCTAAAGGTGATACGCTTAATATCTATGTATGGCAGTGGGCAGAACTTTACCGGGATGTTATCGTACGTCCTGATGGCAGGATTTCTTTTCCTTTGGTTGGGGATATAATTGTTGAAGGTATAACCTTAACCGAGCTTGACGAGATAATTACTGAGCTGCTTAAAGAATATATTAGATATCCTGAGGTTTCTATTATGATTATTGGTTTTGGTCAGAGCAGTTTTGGCACAAAGAATATATTCGAAGATATTCCGGGAGAGGTAATCGTGCGGCCTGATGGCAGGATTTCTTTTCCTTTTGTAGGCGAGGTTATGGCCAGAGGCATGACCTTACGTGAATTGGACGATAGACTTACACAAGAGTTAAGTACTTTTATAGATTCTCCTGAAGTCTATGTTAATTTGTCGGGGATTGGAGGCAAGAGAGTCATTGTCTTAGGCGAAGTAACTAATCCTGGCGTATTTAAACCAAAGGACAATGCAAGACTTCTTGATGTTATTGCTATGGCAGAAGGATATACCGATGATGCTGCTTTAAATAGCGTTATCTTAATCAGGGGCGGGTTAGATAAACCTCAAGCAAAGAGGATCAATTTAGTTAATATTATCAAGAAGGGTAATTTAAAAGATAATATCTATATCCAGGCAGAGGATATTATTTATATACCAAAGACCTTTATTTCTGATCTTAATTATGCCCTTGAGCAACTCATAGGTCCATTGGTGAGTTCGGGATCAGCAGTTACTAGTATTAAGACAATTAGAGGACGAACAACGCCTGATGTGAATTAA
- a CDS encoding class I SAM-dependent methyltransferase — protein sequence MKIRLYIGLLLLKITETFNLMGRIFKNILLVVLLPQDLSSLNKLAYNNKGNLNALSSLATRGLNEGEKELISKYCLKPGKFLVLGCGAGRETYALAKMGFVVTGIDFVETLLGKARAVAEEEQLRIEYINKDILLWAEEERKEKYDYILVSNNVYLQIPSKKIRINFLNRALNKLSDDGLFIVINNCISDLKYSKIQFKLKRLLARIMFANVGIEAGDWIPIRQFFHRPQNKNEFLTEFQDSEALIYEVREDKNLISVLLKHSNG from the coding sequence ATGAAAATACGCTTATACATCGGATTATTACTTTTGAAAATTACCGAAACGTTCAATCTCATGGGCAGGATATTTAAAAATATTTTACTAGTAGTTCTCCTGCCTCAGGATCTAAGCAGCCTTAATAAATTAGCTTATAATAATAAGGGTAATCTAAATGCGCTCTCAAGTTTGGCAACGCGAGGGCTAAATGAAGGAGAGAAGGAATTAATTTCTAAATATTGTCTTAAGCCGGGTAAGTTTCTAGTCTTAGGCTGCGGTGCAGGCAGGGAAACTTATGCATTGGCAAAGATGGGTTTTGTTGTTACGGGTATTGATTTCGTAGAGACCTTGTTAGGAAAGGCAAGAGCTGTAGCAGAAGAAGAACAGTTGAGGATAGAATACATTAATAAAGATATTCTTTTATGGGCCGAGGAAGAGAGAAAAGAAAAATACGATTATATCCTTGTTTCAAATAATGTCTATCTGCAGATTCCTTCAAAAAAAATACGGATTAATTTTCTTAATAGGGCGCTTAATAAATTATCTGATGATGGCCTTTTTATTGTAATTAATAACTGCATATCTGATCTTAAATACTCTAAAATTCAGTTTAAATTAAAAAGGCTCTTGGCAAGAATCATGTTCGCAAATGTCGGAATAGAAGCAGGCGACTGGATACCAATTCGTCAATTCTTTCACCGGCCGCAAAATAAGAATGAATTTTTAACTGAATTTCAAGATAGCGAAGCCTTAATCTATGAGGTTAGAGAAGATAAGAATCTTATTTCGGTTTTGCTAAAACATTCAAATGGATAA
- a CDS encoding AAA family ATPase encodes MYTEYWSIKDKPFENTPDPRFIYYSSKHEEALSRMLYCIREKKGAGMLTGDYGSGKTLLSRVLLKELKTERYTDVLIFNPVLSPIEFLKEIAYQLGQDSVPDNKVDIIHVLNGLLYENYTKGKDTIILIDEAQTIVSDEVFEELRLILNFQLNNAFLLTLILIGQPELVKKINKIPQLSQRIAIRYFLSSLEETETYEYIKHRLNVVGREKNIFDESALRLIFRVSRGIPRVVNNICDMSLLVGFGAKKELIDEVVVREVIRDMEDGHSKEANPTPLHRLY; translated from the coding sequence ATGTATACAGAATATTGGTCAATTAAAGACAAGCCGTTTGAAAATACTCCTGACCCGCGTTTTATCTACTATTCCTCTAAACACGAAGAGGCATTAAGCCGTATGCTTTATTGCATTAGAGAGAAGAAGGGTGCGGGTATGCTTACAGGAGATTATGGCTCAGGTAAAACTCTTCTTTCTCGAGTTTTACTTAAAGAGTTGAAGACGGAAAGATATACCGATGTATTAATTTTTAATCCAGTCCTAAGCCCTATTGAATTTTTGAAAGAGATAGCCTATCAGTTGGGCCAGGATTCTGTTCCGGATAATAAGGTGGATATTATTCACGTTCTAAACGGTCTTCTTTATGAAAATTACACTAAGGGTAAAGATACAATAATTTTGATTGATGAGGCACAGACAATTGTAAGTGATGAGGTGTTTGAGGAATTACGTCTTATATTGAATTTTCAGCTTAATAACGCCTTTTTATTGACGCTGATTCTTATTGGACAGCCAGAGTTGGTTAAAAAGATAAATAAGATACCCCAACTAAGTCAACGCATAGCAATAAGGTATTTTCTCTCTAGTCTTGAGGAAACAGAGACATATGAATATATAAAGCATAGGTTAAACGTTGTCGGAAGAGAAAAGAATATATTTGACGAGTCTGCCTTAAGGTTAATTTTTAGGGTCTCACGCGGGATACCGCGGGTCGTCAATAATATCTGTGATATGTCGTTGTTGGTTGGTTTTGGCGCAAAGAAAGAATTGATTGATGAGGTAGTTGTGCGCGAAGTCATCAGAGATATGGAGGATGGCCACAGTAAAGAGGCAAACCCCACTCCTTTACATCGATTGTATTAG
- a CDS encoding HD domain-containing protein, which yields MIRIADILGNSSEEDKPRKEKQEQGKQKDATPPPNVELIKGKSQTPPFPSKPYSPLKQEQEEPSLIELSKSMLDKVKLEGLEESRGLYNKLATSLKGVCDTLASGGDIDLTTANDNLSALIDQLALGNEEFKTLTNSPYEGEYLYAHMVNVSILSILIGVQAGFNKSRLLELSSGALLHDVGLIKFREIINAPRKLTKEEYEQIKQHTILGAEILKDCKGISKGILSIISGHHERLDGSGYPKRLKAQDIEDNAQIVALVNAYESLTHKRPFRDRILNSKAMRLMVEQKKTFRSDFLKLFIEAISIYPLNCWVRLSSDEIAKVVGINRAFLLKPKVEIFFDKKNKRLDSTKIIDLSKQPNIYVKEEIPQEAVEFKLED from the coding sequence ATGATTAGAATAGCAGATATACTCGGAAATTCTTCGGAAGAAGATAAGCCAAGAAAAGAGAAACAAGAACAAGGAAAACAAAAAGACGCAACTCCACCTCCAAATGTTGAACTTATTAAAGGCAAATCCCAAACCCCGCCTTTTCCGTCTAAACCATACTCCCCTTTAAAACAGGAACAAGAAGAACCTTCCCTAATAGAGCTATCTAAGTCAATGCTGGATAAAGTGAAGTTAGAAGGCCTCGAGGAATCCAGAGGTCTATATAATAAATTAGCTACTTCTCTAAAGGGCGTATGTGACACTTTGGCTTCTGGAGGAGATATTGATTTAACTACAGCTAATGATAACTTGAGTGCACTTATTGATCAGCTTGCCCTAGGCAATGAAGAATTCAAGACTTTAACTAATTCGCCTTACGAAGGTGAATATTTGTATGCTCATATGGTTAACGTTAGTATACTTTCTATCTTAATAGGTGTGCAGGCAGGTTTTAACAAATCCCGATTATTAGAGTTATCTTCGGGTGCGCTTTTACATGATGTAGGTTTAATTAAATTCCGAGAGATAATTAATGCTCCGCGAAAATTGACAAAGGAAGAATACGAACAGATTAAACAACACACTATTCTTGGGGCCGAGATTTTGAAAGACTGCAAAGGCATCTCTAAAGGGATCCTCTCTATTATATCAGGCCACCATGAGCGCTTGGACGGGTCAGGTTATCCTAAGAGACTTAAGGCCCAGGATATCGAAGATAATGCTCAGATTGTAGCCCTTGTTAATGCCTATGAATCTTTAACCCATAAGCGGCCTTTTAGGGATAGGATTTTAAATAGCAAGGCTATGCGTCTAATGGTTGAGCAAAAGAAAACGTTCAGATCTGACTTTCTAAAATTATTTATTGAAGCGATTTCCATTTATCCTTTGAATTGCTGGGTAAGGTTAAGCTCGGATGAAATAGCTAAAGTTGTTGGTATCAATAGGGCCTTCCTCTTAAAACCCAAGGTAGAAATTTTCTTTGATAAGAAGAATAAGAGGCTGGATTCGACAAAGATTATTGATTTGAGTAAACAGCCTAACATCTATGTTAAAGAAGAGATCCCGCAAGAGGCTGTTGAATTTAAGTTAGAGGATTAG